In Capsicum annuum cultivar UCD-10X-F1 chromosome 7, UCD10Xv1.1, whole genome shotgun sequence, one genomic interval encodes:
- the LOC107878543 gene encoding uncharacterized protein LOC107878543, with translation MAATNLDTTFDRIIDYIEEIKWHVERLCQLLPKLIPQNLTSLVQTPCDEIFQKEEVGYLDPHQGKDEIETSLVCDSELTESETLASFKSVREIDHALFRFNVLFEDDINTPNEPTGENDGIACVEGYSRYANPLWCDNIPPKDENLFLENESTLIGKESVVLKMSTLGITLGVHDGQFTLKCSSLLEHVNSVLKNSQVSDNSIELILIMHMTL, from the coding sequence atggctgccaccaATCTCGATACCACGTTTGACCGCATCATCGactatattgaagaaataaaatggcACGTGGAAAGGCTATGCCAATTGCTACCTAAACTTATCCCACAAAATCTAACTTCCCTTGTCCAAACACCTTGTGACGAGATATTCCAGAAGGAAGAGGTGGGATACCTCgacccacaccaaggtaaagacgagattgaaacatctttggtatGTGATAGTGAACTTACAGAGAGCGAAACACTTGCTAGTTTCAAATCTGtccgtgagatagatcatgctctctttaggtttaatgtcttatttgaagatgatataaacactcctaatgaacctactggtgaaaatgatggtatagcttgcgttgaaggctatagccgatatgctaacccactatggtgtgacaacattcctcctaaagatgaaaatctcttcttggaaaaTGAGAGTACTCTTATAGGCAAGGAATCTGTAGTCTTGAAAATGAGCACTCTTGGTATTACTCTTGGTGTGCATGATGGacaatttactcttaaatgtagttcactacttgagcatgtgaatagtgtgcttaaaaattctcaagttagtgataaTTCTATAGAATTAATCTTGATAATgcacatgactctttga